From Micromonospora rhizosphaerae, the proteins below share one genomic window:
- a CDS encoding abortive infection family protein, translated as MTTRSLVPAPVRRHFRDLASQTSVLRLIKGMWEDQGFVPSGDPNEETGERRSLWHEYEDNVDWSDPGHVSRVLRVYETVLDGVHEGPIEDTRKLLRRHGFNFDAKGQIRPRIEFAISSAKIPTSLKSLRDPAVILDSFVRIDRALQNDPAQAIGSAKELVEATAKTVLLELGEPFDDKTAKLPALIDQAQRALQVHPQSVAPGPDSSHAIKRILGGLTSIAIGLGELRNEGWGTGHAPATPRVGLLPRHAHLAVGAAQTWCHLMLDTLADPTAPWRAAARRHSHSPV; from the coding sequence GTGACCACTCGCAGCCTCGTCCCTGCCCCTGTGCGCCGGCATTTCCGGGATCTCGCCTCCCAGACGTCCGTGCTGCGGCTGATCAAAGGGATGTGGGAAGACCAGGGATTCGTACCCTCCGGTGACCCGAACGAAGAGACGGGCGAGCGGCGGTCCTTGTGGCACGAGTACGAAGACAACGTCGACTGGTCTGACCCTGGCCATGTCAGCCGGGTGCTGCGGGTCTATGAGACGGTGCTCGATGGCGTCCACGAAGGCCCGATCGAGGACACCCGCAAACTGCTGCGGCGCCACGGGTTCAACTTCGACGCTAAGGGACAAATCAGGCCACGCATCGAATTCGCCATCAGCTCCGCGAAGATCCCGACATCGCTGAAGTCCCTCCGCGACCCTGCCGTCATCCTCGATTCATTCGTGCGCATCGACCGCGCCCTGCAGAACGATCCCGCCCAGGCGATCGGCTCGGCGAAGGAACTGGTCGAGGCGACGGCCAAGACAGTCCTGCTGGAACTCGGTGAGCCGTTCGACGACAAGACCGCGAAGCTACCCGCGCTCATCGACCAGGCACAGCGTGCGTTGCAGGTGCATCCGCAGTCGGTCGCACCGGGCCCGGATAGCAGTCACGCGATCAAACGCATCCTCGGTGGCCTGACCAGCATCGCCATCGGCTTGGGCGAACTCCGCAACGAGGGATGGGGCACCGGGCACGCACCCGCCACGCCACGAGTTGGTCTGCTCCCTCGCCACGCCCACCTGGCTGTAGGTGCAGCTCAAACCTGGTGCCACCTCATGCTCGACACCCTCGCCGATCCAACCGCACCATGGCGAGCGGCAGCGCGGCGTCACTCGCACAGCCCGGTCTGA
- a CDS encoding IS701 family transposase produces MAAGYRVDAQRWRMLFDDLLFTVGQRFRRPEPRRRVRDFVRGLLAPLPRKNCWTIAEHAGDAGPDGMQDLLTRVKWDDVAVRADVREFICEQFGDTEAVLVIDETGDLKKGRHTVGVQRQYSGTAGKIENCQLAVHLVYATEVVHAMLDAALYLPKSWCDDPQRRAEAGVPEQVRFATKPQLASRMIETAVTAGLPCRWVAGDEAYGGDPRLAAQLRQLQLGYVLAVACSHQVTTSLGVYRVDALATGLPASAWQRVSAGRGAKGHRYYDWSFTALPAHRDQHGGHHWLLIRRNRTTGELAFYRCWSPEPVPLHTLVTVAGRRWKIEESFQAAKTGLGLDQHQNRRWTSWHRWTTLAILAHAFLAAATAHRDRPDPAGLIPLTVNELRHLFNVLIIEPTRRHTDPLLWSVRRRRHQARAMKSHYARQALIEP; encoded by the coding sequence GTGGCTGCCGGATACAGGGTAGACGCCCAGCGATGGCGGATGTTGTTCGACGACCTGCTGTTCACTGTCGGCCAACGTTTCCGCAGGCCGGAGCCCCGGCGGCGGGTACGGGACTTTGTCCGAGGCCTGCTGGCGCCGCTACCGCGTAAGAACTGCTGGACGATCGCTGAGCACGCCGGCGACGCCGGTCCGGACGGGATGCAGGACCTACTGACCCGGGTGAAGTGGGACGACGTGGCGGTCCGCGCCGACGTGCGTGAGTTCATCTGCGAGCAGTTCGGCGACACCGAAGCGGTACTGGTCATCGACGAGACCGGTGATCTGAAGAAGGGCCGGCACACCGTCGGCGTTCAACGGCAGTACTCCGGCACCGCCGGGAAGATCGAGAACTGCCAGCTCGCCGTGCATCTGGTCTACGCCACCGAGGTGGTTCACGCGATGCTCGACGCGGCCCTCTACCTCCCGAAATCGTGGTGCGACGACCCGCAACGCCGGGCTGAGGCGGGTGTCCCGGAGCAGGTGCGGTTCGCGACCAAGCCACAGCTGGCGTCCCGGATGATCGAGACCGCGGTCACCGCCGGGCTGCCCTGCCGCTGGGTGGCCGGCGACGAAGCCTACGGCGGAGACCCGCGCCTGGCCGCCCAGCTTCGTCAGTTGCAACTGGGCTACGTCCTGGCGGTGGCCTGCTCACATCAGGTGACCACCAGCCTCGGTGTCTACCGCGTAGACGCGCTGGCCACGGGACTGCCCGCTTCTGCCTGGCAGCGCGTGTCCGCCGGTCGAGGCGCCAAGGGACACCGCTACTACGACTGGTCCTTCACCGCCCTACCCGCCCACCGCGACCAGCACGGAGGACACCACTGGCTCCTGATCCGCCGCAACCGGACAACCGGCGAGCTGGCCTTCTACCGCTGCTGGTCACCCGAACCCGTCCCGCTGCACACCCTCGTCACAGTGGCCGGGCGCCGCTGGAAAATTGAAGAGTCGTTCCAAGCCGCGAAGACCGGCCTCGGCCTCGACCAGCACCAGAACCGCCGCTGGACGTCCTGGCACCGCTGGACCACCCTGGCGATCCTCGCCCACGCCTTCCTCGCCGCTGCCACCGCTCACCGCGACCGGCCCGACCCGGCCGGGCTGATCCCGCTAACCGTCAACGAGCTACGCCACCTGTTCAACGTCCTGATCATCGAGCCCACCCGCCGCCACACCGATCCCTTGCTCTGGTCGGTCCGCCGACGCCGCCACCAAGCCCGCGCCATGAAAAGCCATTACGCCCGACAAGCCCTCATCGAGCCGTGA
- a CDS encoding Shedu anti-phage system protein SduA domain-containing protein gives MIDGGCPRSRAASRHSSAKVNIPGWSISREWKVLLASDPEEGAVHRFLEDHPVLLPGGLGDIGPGGHHGPELGGVFSEPPLHGLARDRRPDFMWVTRSTSLITPVCIEIEKPSKRWFTKDGRPTSELTQALDQLTDWKVWFSEPENQSIFRKTYLRGQYDDRQLLPQYVLIYGRAKEFDSFEYHTRPDRLRKKRDYMRRPDESFMTFDSLEPKQERAELTTLAMTSDGPELLAIPPTLTTGPFTGYVATELRSPHAAVARNKLLSDQRKGHVVERWLHWQSVHEAPAHGLRTYSNRKGE, from the coding sequence ATGATCGACGGTGGCTGCCCTCGTTCCCGCGCCGCATCACGCCACAGCTCAGCCAAGGTCAACATCCCCGGCTGGAGTATTAGCCGGGAGTGGAAAGTACTTTTGGCATCTGACCCCGAGGAGGGTGCCGTTCATCGGTTCCTCGAAGATCACCCCGTGCTCCTTCCTGGCGGATTGGGTGACATTGGCCCTGGCGGGCATCACGGTCCCGAGCTTGGGGGAGTTTTTAGCGAGCCACCGTTGCACGGGCTGGCAAGAGACCGTCGGCCAGACTTCATGTGGGTTACACGATCGACTTCATTGATCACACCGGTTTGCATCGAGATCGAGAAGCCTTCGAAGCGTTGGTTCACGAAGGACGGACGTCCCACCAGCGAGCTGACCCAGGCTCTCGATCAGCTAACTGACTGGAAAGTGTGGTTCTCGGAACCGGAGAATCAATCGATATTCCGCAAGACCTACCTGCGCGGGCAATACGACGACAGGCAGCTCTTGCCGCAGTATGTCCTGATCTATGGCCGCGCGAAGGAGTTCGATAGCTTCGAGTACCACACCCGACCCGATCGGTTGCGTAAGAAGCGAGACTATATGCGCCGGCCCGACGAGAGTTTTATGACGTTCGACTCCCTTGAGCCCAAGCAGGAGCGAGCGGAGTTGACGACCTTGGCGATGACCTCCGACGGGCCTGAGCTTCTGGCAATACCACCGACGCTTACTACAGGTCCCTTCACCGGATACGTGGCCACGGAGCTGCGCAGTCCGCACGCCGCAGTCGCTCGCAACAAGCTATTGTCCGACCAGCGCAAGGGGCACGTCGTCGAAAGGTGGCTTCACTGGCAGTCCGTGCATGAGGCTCCCGCGCATGGTCTGCGGACGTATTCGAATCGCAAGGGCGAGTAG